TGTAAGGCTTACTGCCCGAGTTAATCAGCAGTCGGCATTTGCCAATACTGTCAAAAATAAAAGTGCCTTTATTCACAGTTCCAACGCTAAAGCCGTTGGTGCGTAGCTTTATTTTTGGGATGGCATTAGCAAGTTCAACGCTTGCAACTTCATCGATATTTACTGTAATGCCATTCATACCGCTAAACCTAACGGAATTATTGCCATAAATTACCTTTGTGGGAATAAAACCATAGGTGAGCAAGCTCGCTACAAAGATGATTGCAGCACCAAAAACCAGGAAGTGAAGTTTTGATTTGCTTTTGTTATGGTCAAAGCGCTGCGCCTTAATGGCAAGAGTAGTAACTCCTGCAAGGGTTACAATAACTATCATCAGGTTAGCAACAGTAGTAAAGCCCAGCCACTTAAAAACAAAGTAGCTGCCAATAATGGTGAGCCCTGTAATGGCAAGGCCGTTGCGTATGAGAGTTGACAAACCGTCAATGTCGACATTTTTCTTTTTATCCCTAGGCATGGTGTTATAGCCTGCAATCAGGTTAGGGTAGGCTTTAGCCAGAAAACCAATGGCAGCCATGAAAAGTCCGATTATGATAATAAGAATGTCCATTGTGAGGGGAGTTTTTACTTTAATCACTACTGTTCGGTTAAAAATCTATATCCTTTACGAGGAGTTAAAAGTATTCTATTTTCTATTCTATTACAACTGTTTAACCGCTTTGCGGTAATATGATTTAGTTTCGCCGAAAGTAATGAAATATAATAACCCAAGCCCAACATTTGCTATTCCTCTTAGGGGATAGACTAATCATGTTATATTAATTCTTTAAACTTTAGGCGAACAGTAGTAATAGAGATTCATGTAGCATGCTGTAATTTAGAATGATTTTGACAACCAATGCCAACTTATTACTATTATGTTGAATTGAGATTTGTCAATTGAAGAATTTACTCTTAAAATATTCAATATCCTCTTTGTATAAATGAACTCAAATTCACACGCATTCTAACATTCCGAATCATTCCGAATCATTCAGCTCCATCAATATTAGTTCACCAAAAACCTATCAATTTCCATGAGCATTTGGTTGGTGCGGATGGGTTTTTCCAGAACGGTATCAAAGCCACACTCGGCAAGCTTATTGCTCGATATGGTTTCAGGGTAGGCGGTTTGGCCTACAACCGGTAGCTTTTGGTTTATTGATTTTATGATACGGGTTGCCTCAAAGCCATCCATCTCGGGCATTACCAGGTCCATCAGTATTAGGTTAACGGGCTCGCCATTGCGAACGTAATTTAGGGCCTCAAGGCCGTTACGCGCCCAAATCAGGTTGGCTTTTGTTTTCTGCAGGGCTGCCTTAAAGAATACAAAGTTGGCATCAATATCGTCGGCAATCAGAATGGTTTTGCCGTCCCAGTTAAACTCCTTTAACCCGTTTCCAGCATTAACGTTTTCAAATTTAAGCTTAACAGGAATAAAAGGAATGGTAAAGAAAACGCTTGTTCCCGAGCCGGGCGTGCTGTTAATCCATATCTTCCCGCCCATCTTTTCCACCACATGCTTGGATATGGCAAGGCCTAAGCCCAGGCCACCATGCCTGCGGGTGCTTGAGTTATCGGCTTGGCGGAAGGGATTAAAAATCAAATCCATTTTGTCGGGTTCAATGCCAATGCCGCTATCAACAACGTAGAATAAGAGGTTATTCTCATCCTTAAGTCTGTAACCAAACTCAACAAAGCCATTGGGGGTAAACTTGAACGAGTTTGAAAGCAGGTGCTTTAAAACCTGTTTTATTCGGGACGGATCGCTAAGCACAACCAGGTCGTCCTGGAAAATTTCCTTACGCAGGCTCAGCTTAATACGCGAGCTTCCTCTTTCCTGCTCCTCAAACGTGCTGTATATCTCGTTCATCAGGGCGTTAACGGAGAACTCGGTCTTGCTTATCTTGATATCGCCTGCTTCAATCTGCGATATTTCCAGCAGGTTCTCAATGATTTGAAGCAGTTCCTGTGAGTTCTTGTATATTAAATCGGAAAAGCCGCTACGCTCAAATTGACCCAGGTATGGGTCGGTTAAAACCGATGAGAATCCAATAATGGCGTTAAGCGGCGTTCTTATCTCGTGCGAGATGTTGTTCAGGAATGTGGTTTTAATCCTATCCGATTCCTCAGCCTTGTTTTTGGCAAGTATAAGTTCCTTTTCGTATTCCTTACGGCGAGTAATATTCTCAAGTATTACAAGGATATGCTGAAGTTTCGATTCAAACATTACCGGGGTAAACGAGGCGCTTACCCAAATCCGCTCCCTATTCTTGCCATTTAGCTGTAGCTCACCCTGCCAGGTTTTGCCAGCCCTAACGGAATCGAGGGCCTTTTGAATATGCTTGCCGCCATTATATTCCAGGTTGATATCGGAAATGCTTTTGCTAAAAAGGTTCTCTATGGTTAAGCCGGTAATCTCAGTAAAGTTCGGATTGATGAACTCAAACTCAAAGTAGGGCGATAGGATGGCAATGCTAACCGGAGTAAACTCAATTGCCTTGGATAGCACATCGCGGTAATGCTCAATCTCTTTTTTGCGGGTATTATCAACAAACAGTCCGCCTATCTTTAAACTGTTGTTTACGCCAAGGAATTTGAATTGGTGGAGATTGAAATACCGCATTATTCCGGAGGAGTCCATGAGCTGGAACTCAGTAACATTGTTATCGGCATCCACGCCAATTATCTCAGCCCCCTTGATGAACTCCTTGAAACCGGTATTACAGGTAAGCTGCTTGAGGTAAAAGTTTTGGTAAACAATTTCGTGGGTAAGTCCATCCTCAATGAATACCCCAAAGGGTAAGGAGTCGATAAATACGGTAAACTGATTCTCGGTTTGTCGGAGTATTTCCTCGGTATAGTGAACTCCGGTGATATCTTTAATCTCCTCGGCAACCGCAACGGTGTTGCCATAATCATCCTTTAACGGGTAGGCATGCAGCTCTACTAATATTTTTTTGCCTGTAGGTAGGAACCTTGTCTCCTCGCGTTTAACCTCTTCGGCTCCATTTAGGATACTCCGGACGGGGCACTCGTCAGTGTGGCAGTAAATGCTTCCGAACGATTCGTGGCATAATGGGTGGTTTGGTTTACTGAGCGTAACCGAGGTTAGCTTTTCGTACTCCCGGTTCTGGAATATCACCCTAAAGTTGGTATCAATAACCCTAAGCGCAACGTTTGAGTTGTTAAGTGCCGATTTTAGGTTGATTTGCGCTAGCACTTCGCGGGCATTATTATGTACTGTTTTACCGGAGGAATGAGTACCTGAAAAGCGATAGTTCGACCTTTTTAATAGTGAGTAAATTACAGCTGTAGCCACAACCAACAGCAGCAATGGTAAAGTAAGCAAAACCCAGTTATAACTTTTAACTCCTTCCGCTGCTATTAATGCTGTTTTATCGCCTGTTAGGTTTTTTGCCCGGGCAAGGGTTAATGGCTGGCTAAGTAGGTCATTTTCATTATCAGTTAGAATTGCTAACCGTTTCCCGGTTAAGGCATTGTAAAGGTTAAAAGTTCTAGCAATTGGATACCAATACTCGAATTCGTGGGTACTAGTTTTGAACAGCGCCTTAGCGTAAAACCTGTTGTTATGGAGTAAAAGCACATTGGTGCCAAAAAGCGTGTTATTGTCCAGGTTGAAAAGGGTTGATTCTTCCAGGTTAATGTTCTTCCCAAAAATAATTTCGTTATCATCGTCGTTTTGGTAATCGGCTAGCTTAATGTCCCAGAAACTACGCTCAATATCCCTGATTACATCATTGTTCGCTGACCGAAGGTCGGCACTGATTGTTTGAATGTTCTGCCGGTCGATATTTTGGGCTAATTGCCAAACCACAACCGATAGCGTGGTTATGGCAACCAATGATAATGCCAGAGCAAATTTGTGTAACGAGAAAAACCTGAAAAACCTTGACACTTACTAAACACATTGATTTGTGCCAAATGTAAAAATTTTTGGTCATATAAAAAGAAATGGGCATGTTTTTATGCCCATACTTATTAACAATGCTGGTTGATATGGTTAGTGTACCATTAGCTTTCTATGGTATAACCTACCGTTACTCATTTTAAACCTTACCACGTAAACTCCTGTTGGCAAGTTTAGGTTGATGGTGTGCCTGCTATTGTTGATTTGTTCCCAATGCATTAGTGTTCCGTTTATTGAAACTATGGATACGGATTCAATTGTATCATTTGCCTCAATCCTGATGTGGCTTGTTGCCGGATTGGGGTACATTGATAAGTTCTTGTCGGGGTCAACAATATCGGTTGAGGTTGGGGTGAGGTTTACACTTATGGTTTCTGACTTTGTAGCATCTAAGGTTCCGGAAATGGAGTAGTAGTTGGGGTGTAATACGCTAAACTGTAACCCCTTTTCGTATCCTACTTGGCTAAAGGTAGCTAAGCCATTGGCGTCGGTAAGCTGGTCGGAATAACCGTTAATTTTTACGGTTGCATTGGCAACAGGGCTACCCTCGCTTTGTACATCAAAGGTGATGCTAAAGGTTAGCTGGTTTAGCTGAACTGGAATTTCGATGGGGTTACTGTTTACTGTGAATTCAATCTGTTCCGTGCCCTGGTACCCTTCCAGGCTCACCTCGTATGAGTAGTTTCCATTGGGCAGGTAAAGTGTTGCAATACCATTATGGGTTTTACCTTGCTGGTAAAGCTGGGTGCCGTTATAGATTTTAACTAAGGCGTTATCCAGCGGCCAAGTTCCTTTTGGCCCGGTTCCGGTTATACTAAACATAACCTGATGAACATCGCCGTAAACGGGGGTCAGGAAAACATTTACAGAGCTATCGGAACTTAGCTCCAACCAAAAATCGGTGCTAACAAAACCCTCCTTTTGAATGCTTACGGTTTTTAATCCTCTGTTTACGGTGAATGAGGCTAATCCCTCGCTATTGGTTTCGCCTAAAAGGGTATCAACAAATACCTTGGCATTAGGGATTTTGTTGCCGTTTATATCGGAGATTGTAAACTGTACATTGTAGCTAACCGGTGTAAGGTTAATATTGTGATTACCACCACCTGCTTGAACCGTTATGATTGTATCCTTTGCATAGTAACCATCAGCGGTGAGGTTAAACGTATAATCTCCAGCAGGGATATAAATGGTTGCCATCCCAAGGTTCGATGTGTAGTAGGTTTGGTTGTTAACCAGTATTTTGGCCAGTGGTATGGCGGCTAGGTCAAGGGCAGAACGCACCAGTAGTTGAATGGTATCGTGTTTGGTCAAATTAACATCAATTGTTTTAGCGGAGCCGGCAATTTGGGTGGAACCCAAAACTGGTTCATAACCATTGGCTCTTACTATGTAGCTGTATGTTCCGTTGGATAGATTGAAGTTAACCGAACCCGAACTCGATGTAAATTTAATTCCATTTGCAGTACTTACAGTTGCGCCGGGTATGGCACTACCATTGTTTTTAACATTGAAAGTTACTGGATAAGTGGTAATGCTACCTGTAGTAGTAATCTTTGCCTTCCATCCTGTTCCAACCGTGTTCAAATCGGAGACAAACTTGAATGTCAACTCGCCGTTTGCGCTCGTCGAGGTATATGTTGGTGGCATATTATCCCCACAGTATTTACCAAGTTCAGGGCTTTGTGTGCTGGGGCCATCATAAACAATCAGATAATCATAGCTACAGGTTGAGTGCGACTCCACATCAAACTCCATGAATTGAACCTTTACCTTTTGACCGTTATTTCTTGGCTTGAAGGTAATTGTGTAATTCTCGTTATTACCATAATTCGAGGTAGGTCCGCCAGTGTCGTAGAACCATAGGCTGTCCACTTCAATGGTAGAGTTGGTAATTAATACCTGTCCAATTACTGATGCTGTAGTAAAATTCCAAACCTCGCAGGGTTTATCGCATAAACCCAAATGGTTGCCGGGCATTACACGCCAGTAGTAATTGGTTTGCGGCATGAGCGGAATATCAACATACGCCTCGGTAACCCTTTTTAGTAGAACTAAAGAATCGGGGTTGGTTCCTATGTAAACATCGTAGAAAAGGGCATCGGAGGTGGCCCCCCACGATAACCGATTATATTCAACATTAAGCTCATTATTCCCGGGTTTTGGGCTTTCAATACACTTGGGCAATTGCTGTGGAGTAAAACATTCCAGCTTTGCCTTCCACCCTGAGGCCGTTGTTGAGCCATCGGATGTGAAACGGAATGTAACACTGTTTCCGCTTGTATAAAAGGGAGCGGGGCCGGTATTGCCATTAAACGGGTTGCCAGCAATGGCATTTGAAGTAATGCCAGCACCATCGTAAATGTGGAGGTAATCGTATCCCAATTCGGTGCTGAACGATGTAAACTCAACACTATATCGCTGAATATCGCTTAGGGTTTCAAAAGTTAGTGTATAGTTCTCGCCGTTAGTGTAGTTGGCGGCCTCGCCACCGGTGTCGGTAAAAATAGTCCCACAGGTTTTAACGGTACCATTAGTCATTTTGGTAGTTCCAAAAAGTAAGACTGGTACCTTGCTAGTAAACTGATCCGAGGCATTGCTGTAGCTAACGGAGCTATAGTCTATGTCAATGGGGATTGTATCGTGGGTTAGGTTTGGTGATGTGCTTACCCGCAGGGTAAGAACTGCTTTTTCGTCAGGCTGAATGGTTCGATTTGAAATGGGTTCAAAGTTGACACTTACCGCGTTGAGGAGTGAATCGGGAATGGTTGCCTGTGCCGAGAAATCGGGAATGGCAGAACCTCCTTTATTTTGGAATTCAAACTTTAGATCAACCAATTCGTTACGGTCAAGTTGCGAATTTGAGTTGCCCATTAACGTATCAACTACAGCGTATCCGTTAAAAACTATTTTTGGAGCGGCGGCTGTTATCCTTAAATTCGATGTCCATGATCCTTCGGTTGAGGTGAAGGTAATTGGAAAAACCTGTGTGTACTTGTCGGTGATATTGGAGGGAATGCTGAATGTATATGCTGCATTTACCCATTTTTCCGATTCGGCATCTATACTACCAATTCCAATTGAGTCGGCTGATGTAAGCGAAATTAGGCCTGTACCTGCTGAAATTTTTGCTCCAATGTTTGTTGCATTGGTTTTGCCAACATTTTTCACCAGTAGGTTTACCTTGATGTTTTCGCCATAATCG
This region of Tenuifilum sp. 4138str genomic DNA includes:
- a CDS encoding ATP-binding protein; translation: MSRFFRFFSLHKFALALSLVAITTLSVVVWQLAQNIDRQNIQTISADLRSANNDVIRDIERSFWDIKLADYQNDDDNEIIFGKNINLEESTLFNLDNNTLFGTNVLLLHNNRFYAKALFKTSTHEFEYWYPIARTFNLYNALTGKRLAILTDNENDLLSQPLTLARAKNLTGDKTALIAAEGVKSYNWVLLTLPLLLLVVATAVIYSLLKRSNYRFSGTHSSGKTVHNNAREVLAQINLKSALNNSNVALRVIDTNFRVIFQNREYEKLTSVTLSKPNHPLCHESFGSIYCHTDECPVRSILNGAEEVKREETRFLPTGKKILVELHAYPLKDDYGNTVAVAEEIKDITGVHYTEEILRQTENQFTVFIDSLPFGVFIEDGLTHEIVYQNFYLKQLTCNTGFKEFIKGAEIIGVDADNNVTEFQLMDSSGIMRYFNLHQFKFLGVNNSLKIGGLFVDNTRKKEIEHYRDVLSKAIEFTPVSIAILSPYFEFEFINPNFTEITGLTIENLFSKSISDINLEYNGGKHIQKALDSVRAGKTWQGELQLNGKNRERIWVSASFTPVMFESKLQHILVILENITRRKEYEKELILAKNKAEESDRIKTTFLNNISHEIRTPLNAIIGFSSVLTDPYLGQFERSGFSDLIYKNSQELLQIIENLLEISQIEAGDIKISKTEFSVNALMNEIYSTFEEQERGSSRIKLSLRKEIFQDDLVVLSDPSRIKQVLKHLLSNSFKFTPNGFVEFGYRLKDENNLLFYVVDSGIGIEPDKMDLIFNPFRQADNSSTRRHGGLGLGLAISKHVVEKMGGKIWINSTPGSGTSVFFTIPFIPVKLKFENVNAGNGLKEFNWDGKTILIADDIDANFVFFKAALQKTKANLIWARNGLEALNYVRNGEPVNLILMDLVMPEMDGFEATRIIKSINQKLPVVGQTAYPETISSNKLAECGFDTVLEKPIRTNQMLMEIDRFLVN
- a CDS encoding C25 family cysteine peptidase; this encodes MKKILALIFLSFALTANSQPKKIALQANGMKPEKVNPEKFYATSQNNFRFSISIDELSWDKQQAITGETYTKLWFKNSMPDGGIGEPELPVIKKLIRIPLGASVSARVSKYTTDEIELTAKGISNPLFPVQPSARKDQDTLQLPFHLKPEAYRKSSFQIVKPDVSVEILGNLRGYTIARLTVRPIDYNPSKQKIRIFNDIDVDVTVQGGITKSSPASDPFYSPYFDVVYKSMLNAGGAIYDTHPDLTRYPVSMLIVSHRMFQTALQPFVEWKTQKGFSVTVKYTDEIGATSDAIKTYIQSVYNSATPENPAPTFLVIVGDVDQVPASATGSQSGKLTDLYYASVDGDKFPEMYYGRLSATSEAELTAIINKILYYERFQFADASYLNNSTLIAGADATWNPAIAQPTIKYATATHFKPSSGWSNIYEYGVTNDPNNPSASSGYTGCYDPERIAVGFINYTAHCGETEWQNPALTISAVETFTNNQQYPFVVANCCLSGNFGYSESVGEAWLRKANGGAVTYIGSSPNSYWKEDMYWAVGAFPMSGDNNGYVPSFEESTTGGYDAPFISAYTTAGAIMFCGNLAVTQAELNDYTRQVNSTYYWEAYNVLGDPSLTPYFKVPETNQVTFPAAVAVGINSITVGAKANSYVSLTANGQIIGTKFFDTDNVIDIAVPVLTEPGKIVLTATRPLTQPFIDTIRVVVAENAYLTLSTSEIDDSEANGNSVADYGENIKVNLLVKNVGKTNATNIGAKISAGTGLISLTSADSIGIGSIDAESEKWVNAAYTFSIPSNITDKYTQVFPITFTSTEGSWTSNLRITAAAPKIVFNGYAVVDTLMGNSNSQLDRNELVDLKFEFQNKGGSAIPDFSAQATIPDSLLNAVSVNFEPISNRTIQPDEKAVLTLRVSTSPNLTHDTIPIDIDYSSVSYSNASDQFTSKVPVLLFGTTKMTNGTVKTCGTIFTDTGGEAANYTNGENYTLTFETLSDIQRYSVEFTSFSTELGYDYLHIYDGAGITSNAIAGNPFNGNTGPAPFYTSGNSVTFRFTSDGSTTASGWKAKLECFTPQQLPKCIESPKPGNNELNVEYNRLSWGATSDALFYDVYIGTNPDSLVLLKRVTEAYVDIPLMPQTNYYWRVMPGNHLGLCDKPCEVWNFTTASVIGQVLITNSTIEVDSLWFYDTGGPTSNYGNNENYTITFKPRNNGQKVKVQFMEFDVESHSTCSYDYLIVYDGPSTQSPELGKYCGDNMPPTYTSTSANGELTFKFVSDLNTVGTGWKAKITTTGSITTYPVTFNVKNNGSAIPGATVSTANGIKFTSSSGSVNFNLSNGTYSYIVRANGYEPVLGSTQIAGSAKTIDVNLTKHDTIQLLVRSALDLAAIPLAKILVNNQTYYTSNLGMATIYIPAGDYTFNLTADGYYAKDTIITVQAGGGNHNINLTPVSYNVQFTISDINGNKIPNAKVFVDTLLGETNSEGLASFTVNRGLKTVSIQKEGFVSTDFWLELSSDSSVNVFLTPVYGDVHQVMFSITGTGPKGTWPLDNALVKIYNGTQLYQQGKTHNGIATLYLPNGNYSYEVSLEGYQGTEQIEFTVNSNPIEIPVQLNQLTFSITFDVQSEGSPVANATVKINGYSDQLTDANGLATFSQVGYEKGLQFSVLHPNYYSISGTLDATKSETISVNLTPTSTDIVDPDKNLSMYPNPATSHIRIEANDTIESVSIVSINGTLMHWEQINNSRHTINLNLPTGVYVVRFKMSNGRLYHRKLMVH
- a CDS encoding DUF3784 domain-containing protein; the encoded protein is MDILIIIIGLFMAAIGFLAKAYPNLIAGYNTMPRDKKKNVDIDGLSTLIRNGLAITGLTIIGSYFVFKWLGFTTVANLMIVIVTLAGVTTLAIKAQRFDHNKSKSKLHFLVFGAAIIFVASLLTYGFIPTKVIYGNNSVRFSGMNGITVNIDEVASVELANAIPKIKLRTNGFSVGTVNKGTFIFDSIGKCRLLINSGSKPYIVLTKNSGEVCIINLKSSSQTHDAYQNILKLVSQGER